In Bacteroidales bacterium, a genomic segment contains:
- a CDS encoding DUF58 domain-containing protein, whose translation METTELLKRVRKIEIKTRGLSRQIFAGEYHSAFKGRGMAFSEVREYQYGDDFRSVDWNVTARFNHPYIKVFEEERELTVMLLIDVSGSGEFGTQTRLKAAMITEIAAVLSFSAIQNNDKVGVIMFSDKIERFIPPKKGRQHILRIIRELIDFRPKSRKTNVTIPLRYLVNVIKKRSTAFLITDFLDDNYDDALKIAARKHDLVGLWVYDVREQEIPSVGLIKVKDAETGDLAWLDTSSVSVRNAYRENYLKKQEDTVDLLQKNGVDFAKIAAHEDYVKPLMRLFNKRAK comes from the coding sequence ATGGAAACCACTGAATTACTGAAACGGGTCAGAAAGATTGAAATTAAAACAAGAGGGCTGTCACGCCAGATTTTTGCCGGTGAATATCATTCAGCTTTCAAGGGCAGGGGGATGGCTTTCAGTGAGGTAAGAGAATACCAGTATGGAGACGATTTCAGAAGTGTTGACTGGAACGTAACGGCCCGGTTTAATCACCCTTATATAAAAGTTTTCGAGGAAGAACGGGAATTAACCGTTATGCTTCTGATTGACGTAAGCGGATCGGGAGAATTCGGAACGCAGACAAGACTGAAAGCCGCGATGATTACTGAAATAGCTGCAGTATTATCTTTCTCCGCAATTCAGAATAACGATAAAGTAGGCGTAATCATGTTTTCTGACAAAATCGAACGGTTCATCCCTCCTAAAAAAGGCCGTCAGCATATCCTGAGGATTATCCGTGAATTAATCGATTTCAGACCAAAAAGTCGCAAAACCAATGTTACCATACCGTTGCGTTACCTTGTGAATGTGATCAAGAAACGCAGTACGGCATTCCTGATTACCGACTTTTTAGATGACAATTATGATGATGCACTCAAAATTGCAGCAAGGAAACATGACCTTGTCGGTTTGTGGGTATATGATGTGAGAGAACAGGAAATTCCATCCGTCGGGTTAATTAAAGTGAAAGATGCTGAAACGGGTGATTTGGCATGGCTTGACACATCCAGTGTTTCGGTGAGGAATGCTTACCGAGAAAATTATTTAAAAAAACAGGAAGACACTGTGGATTTGTTGCAAAAGAACGGAGTGGACTTTGCCAAAATAGCCGCTCATGAGGATTATGTTAAACCATTAATGCGGTTGTTTAATAAAAGGGCAAAATGA
- a CDS encoding AAA family ATPase, with product MADISIQIKELNEKIERESAFIERINQEIRKVIVGQKHLIDGLLIGLLSDGHVLLEGVPGLAKTLAINTLAHTVNAAFSRIQFTPDLLPADLIGTMIYSQKKEEFQVRKGPIFANFILADEINRSPAKVQSALLEAMQEKQVTIGSQSFELPKPFMVLATQNPIEQEGTYPLPEAQVDRFLLKLVITYPAKEEERMIMRENIAKSFPSPDTILTTDDILRSRETVKEVYMDEKIEQYILDIVFATRFPADYHLQQFKNMIHYGASPRASINIAKSAKAYAFIKHRGFVIPEDVRAVCHDVLRHRIGLTYEAEAENVSTEDIITEILNNIEVP from the coding sequence ATGGCGGATATTTCTATCCAGATTAAGGAATTGAATGAAAAGATTGAACGTGAAAGCGCTTTCATCGAGAGAATCAATCAGGAAATCAGAAAAGTTATTGTTGGGCAAAAGCATTTGATTGACGGTTTGCTCATCGGCTTGCTTTCTGACGGGCACGTTTTACTGGAAGGCGTTCCAGGTCTGGCAAAAACACTTGCAATCAATACCCTGGCTCACACTGTGAATGCAGCATTCAGCCGCATTCAGTTTACACCTGACCTGCTACCTGCCGATCTTATAGGGACCATGATCTACAGCCAGAAAAAAGAAGAATTCCAGGTTAGAAAAGGACCTATTTTCGCCAATTTTATCCTGGCTGATGAAATCAACCGTTCGCCGGCCAAAGTACAAAGTGCTTTGCTTGAGGCCATGCAGGAGAAGCAGGTTACAATCGGCAGCCAGTCGTTTGAACTGCCGAAACCTTTTATGGTCCTTGCCACCCAGAACCCGATTGAACAGGAAGGTACCTATCCTTTGCCTGAAGCCCAGGTCGACAGGTTCCTTCTTAAATTGGTCATCACTTACCCGGCTAAGGAAGAAGAGCGGATGATTATGCGTGAAAACATTGCAAAAAGCTTCCCTTCTCCGGATACCATTCTAACAACTGATGATATCCTCAGGTCCAGGGAAACCGTGAAGGAAGTTTATATGGATGAAAAAATCGAGCAGTATATACTCGATATTGTTTTTGCTACCCGTTTTCCTGCTGATTATCATTTGCAGCAGTTTAAAAACATGATTCATTACGGAGCCTCCCCAAGAGCAAGTATTAATATAGCCAAATCAGCCAAAGCTTACGCTTTTATTAAGCACAGGGGATTTGTAATTCCCGAAGATGTAAGGGCAGTGTGCCATGATGTGCTAAGGCATCGCATCGGCCTTACCTATGAAGCAGAAGCTGAGAATGTCTCAACAGAAGATATTATAACTGAAATATTAAATAATATTGAGGTTCCGTGA
- the truA gene encoding tRNA pseudouridine(38-40) synthase TruA, which produces MPRYFIELSFKGTRYHGWQIQPNANTVQAELEKGLATLTGQPVETTGAGRTDAGVHGHNYVAHFDCDLKLPEADLTYKLNAILPPDIAIHSIFKVNPDAHARFTAISRSYKYRLTRLKDPFYPDISLFYPFSLNVCLMNEVAATLKNYTDFTSFSKLHSDVKTNNCKIVEAEWGEEENYLVFNIKADRFLRNMVRSIVGTLLDIGRGKLDSCQLEKIINGRNRSLAGPSVPAHGLMLWAIEYPPGIRAV; this is translated from the coding sequence ATGCCCAGGTATTTTATTGAATTGTCATTTAAGGGAACCCGCTACCATGGCTGGCAGATTCAACCTAATGCCAATACAGTGCAGGCGGAACTTGAAAAAGGACTGGCGACGCTTACCGGTCAGCCTGTTGAAACAACGGGAGCCGGCAGAACAGATGCAGGAGTTCACGGCCATAATTACGTTGCCCACTTTGACTGTGACTTGAAACTCCCCGAAGCTGATCTTACCTATAAATTGAATGCCATACTTCCCCCTGATATCGCAATACATTCGATTTTCAAGGTGAATCCGGATGCACATGCGCGGTTTACGGCAATTTCGCGAAGTTATAAATACAGGCTGACCCGGTTAAAAGATCCCTTTTACCCTGATATCAGCCTCTTTTATCCTTTTAGCCTCAATGTCTGCCTTATGAATGAGGTAGCCGCCACTTTAAAAAATTATACTGATTTCACCAGTTTCAGCAAACTTCACAGCGACGTAAAAACGAATAACTGCAAAATAGTTGAGGCAGAATGGGGTGAAGAAGAAAACTACCTGGTTTTTAATATAAAAGCCGATCGCTTTTTACGAAACATGGTCCGGTCAATAGTCGGAACTCTTCTGGATATAGGTCGTGGCAAGCTGGACTCTTGTCAACTTGAAAAGATAATTAACGGCAGGAACCGGAGCCTTGCCGGTCCTTCCGTTCCGGCACACGGTCTGATGCTTTGGGCTATTGAGTATCCTCCCGGAATAAGAGCTGTTTGA
- a CDS encoding YfiR family protein, whose amino-acid sequence MKKISTLLIAILITTSAYMQTSIPKAQSLFIYNFSRMIEWPASYRTGNFIIGILGTSEVAGELESYTKGKKVGAQDIQVIRYKTPQEIQQCHILFVPFVRTKQLPEVVSLLAGKSTLIITEKTGALTEGSAINFVILEDKMKFELKAENANKFGIKFSAKLQEMSGSQAMM is encoded by the coding sequence ATGAAAAAAATTTCTACCCTTCTTATTGCTATTTTAATAACTACCTCTGCATATATGCAGACGTCCATTCCAAAGGCCCAATCGCTATTTATTTATAATTTTTCCCGTATGATCGAATGGCCTGCCAGTTACAGAACAGGCAACTTTATTATTGGTATCCTCGGAACCAGTGAGGTCGCCGGTGAACTTGAAAGCTATACAAAAGGCAAGAAAGTCGGAGCCCAGGATATCCAGGTCATCCGTTACAAAACACCCCAGGAAATTCAGCAGTGTCATATCCTGTTTGTTCCATTTGTCAGAACCAAGCAACTACCTGAGGTTGTTTCATTACTTGCAGGTAAGAGTACGCTGATTATTACGGAAAAAACGGGCGCGCTTACAGAAGGATCTGCCATCAATTTCGTAATCCTTGAGGATAAAATGAAGTTTGAGCTTAAGGCTGAAAACGCGAATAAATTTGGAATAAAATTCAGCGCCAAGCTCCAGGAAATGTCAGGATCTCAGGCTATGATGTAA
- a CDS encoding shikimate dehydrogenase: MKIYGLIGYPLSHSFSGRYFAEKFAREGITDCKYNLYPLDRIESLVSLLRDEKDLAGLNVTIPYKEKVLDFLDSTDDCIQQIGAVNTIKIFREGSDIHLKGYNTDVYGFSESLKPLLKPGIQKALVLGTGGASRAVMYALNELGIRVTMVSRNPRVPGHISYEMITADVMADQRLIVNTTPSGMFPDTGSCPPLPYEFLTSGHVLFDLVYNPPETRFMTEGKQKKATVVSGLQMLYLQADKSWEIWNRPDYIIA; encoded by the coding sequence ATGAAGATTTATGGCTTAATAGGTTATCCTTTATCCCATTCTTTTTCAGGCCGTTATTTTGCCGAAAAATTTGCCCGTGAGGGTATTACTGATTGCAAATACAATTTGTATCCGCTTGACCGGATTGAATCGCTCGTTTCATTGCTACGCGATGAAAAAGATCTCGCAGGTCTCAATGTGACAATTCCATACAAAGAAAAGGTATTGGATTTTCTTGATTCAACGGATGATTGTATTCAACAGATCGGAGCGGTTAACACCATAAAAATTTTCCGTGAAGGTTCCGATATACATCTTAAAGGCTACAATACCGATGTATATGGTTTTTCAGAATCACTGAAACCACTTCTCAAACCCGGGATTCAAAAGGCACTGGTGTTGGGCACGGGTGGTGCATCCAGGGCTGTAATGTATGCCTTGAATGAACTCGGTATCCGCGTGACAATGGTTTCGAGGAATCCTCGTGTGCCAGGTCATATCTCGTATGAAATGATTACAGCTGATGTAATGGCTGATCAGAGGCTCATTGTGAATACAACCCCTTCAGGTATGTTTCCCGATACCGGATCATGCCCGCCATTACCCTACGAATTCCTGACTTCAGGTCATGTCTTATTTGACCTTGTTTATAATCCTCCCGAAACACGGTTTATGACTGAAGGGAAACAAAAAAAAGCCACTGTTGTCAGTGGCTTACAAATGCTTTATCTGCAGGCGGATAAATCCTGGGAAATCTGGAACAGGCCTGATTACATCATAGCCTGA
- a CDS encoding phosphosulfolactate synthase: MTITLPYLPQRPSKPRNSGLTMMMDKGLSTAEAENFVENCAPYTDLIKLGFGTSVFCSNVEKKVKIYRNAGIRVYFGGTLFEAYAIRGMFDEYVKMVKSFNVDTVEVSDGSMYMHHSTKVDYISRLSKDFTVLSEVGSKVKGVEIADEVWVEMMQTELNAGSWKVIAEARESGTTGIYNSDGSANDSLINLIKVKLNPDAVIWEAPSNKQQAWFIKLIGPNVNLGNIATNDVIPLECLREGLRGDTFLDFLPAELKQQKPDSAKYQKLD, translated from the coding sequence ATGACTATTACACTTCCTTACTTACCCCAGCGGCCTTCAAAGCCCCGTAATTCAGGTTTGACAATGATGATGGACAAAGGCCTGAGCACCGCAGAGGCTGAAAATTTTGTAGAGAATTGTGCACCTTACACCGATCTAATCAAGCTGGGTTTCGGTACTTCGGTTTTCTGCAGTAATGTGGAAAAGAAAGTAAAAATCTACCGAAATGCCGGTATCAGGGTTTATTTCGGTGGGACTCTTTTTGAAGCATATGCAATAAGAGGGATGTTTGATGAATACGTTAAAATGGTGAAAAGCTTTAACGTGGATACGGTTGAAGTTTCCGACGGATCAATGTATATGCATCACTCGACTAAGGTGGATTATATCAGCCGGCTTTCAAAGGATTTCACCGTATTATCCGAAGTAGGTTCGAAAGTTAAAGGTGTTGAAATTGCCGATGAAGTATGGGTTGAAATGATGCAGACGGAGCTGAATGCCGGATCATGGAAAGTGATTGCTGAGGCAAGAGAAAGCGGAACCACCGGAATATATAATAGCGATGGCAGTGCTAACGACAGCCTCATTAACCTGATAAAAGTTAAGCTGAATCCTGATGCTGTGATTTGGGAAGCACCTTCAAATAAGCAGCAGGCCTGGTTTATAAAGCTTATTGGACCCAATGTTAACCTTGGTAACATAGCAACCAACGATGTTATACCACTTGAGTGTTTGCGTGAAGGACTAAGAGGTGATACATTTCTAGATTTTCTTCCGGCTGAACTGAAACAGCAAAAGCCGGATTCGGCAAAATATCAGAAACTCGACTGA
- a CDS encoding tetratricopeptide repeat protein has protein sequence MDNFYEEDETLGLMKRYREMLLHNVNEFFDLYEFESIINYFTDEYNYKEALKVVSLAIRQHPHASLMRLKHAQLLIEISRPARAIRILKTMGDEESSNYELHLAKGIAYIMTGKLEEARISFDKALDLCDELKDELAYNIAQSYMQYNMYNLATEYLLLAYHYNRNNILVLYDLGLSYDKLQDPEKSLLFYQKYLNMDPFAEHVWNNMGVIHSRLGDYEHALEAFEFAISINAQFLPAYFSKADMFVISGRVREAIDVYNELIREDNSNTRALCNLANCYVSTGDFYEALRLFKISLDISNDCAEALYGSGIVYFRQKRYTQSITAIKRAIAVEPATAEYWLTLGDLYNRTRKFSKAIDAYTRASELNPDDLDSKFACAQVYFRKRRIHEAIYMMMRIFEKHPDNVLVNYRLAAYYAYQQNLFEAQRFFKRALCLNFSEHAEMFRHFPKTRNIQAFRTIIENHGHLINPAIKISK, from the coding sequence ATGGACAATTTCTACGAAGAGGATGAAACCCTGGGTCTGATGAAGCGGTACAGGGAAATGCTTCTTCACAATGTCAACGAGTTTTTTGATTTATATGAGTTTGAAAGCATCATCAATTATTTCACCGATGAATATAATTACAAAGAGGCGTTGAAAGTCGTGAGCCTGGCAATCAGGCAACATCCGCATGCATCGCTTATGCGCCTGAAGCATGCACAACTGCTTATTGAAATCTCAAGGCCTGCCCGGGCGATCAGAATCCTGAAAACAATGGGCGATGAAGAGTCATCCAATTATGAACTGCACCTTGCCAAAGGCATCGCATACATTATGACAGGTAAACTTGAGGAGGCCCGTATATCATTCGACAAAGCGCTTGATCTGTGTGATGAGCTGAAGGATGAGCTGGCGTATAATATTGCACAGTCGTACATGCAGTATAATATGTATAATCTGGCTACTGAGTACTTGCTGCTGGCTTATCATTATAACCGGAATAACATCCTCGTACTATATGATCTTGGCCTGAGTTATGATAAACTGCAGGACCCTGAAAAGAGTCTGCTGTTTTACCAGAAATACCTCAATATGGATCCGTTTGCCGAGCATGTATGGAATAATATGGGCGTTATCCACAGCCGGCTTGGTGATTATGAACATGCACTCGAAGCCTTTGAGTTTGCCATTTCAATTAATGCCCAGTTTCTTCCTGCCTATTTTTCAAAGGCCGACATGTTTGTGATCAGCGGAAGGGTCAGGGAGGCCATTGATGTATATAATGAACTGATCAGGGAAGATAATTCAAATACCCGCGCTCTGTGCAACCTGGCAAACTGCTATGTTAGTACAGGTGATTTCTATGAAGCCCTCAGGTTGTTTAAAATTTCTCTCGACATCTCAAACGATTGTGCCGAGGCATTATATGGTTCAGGAATTGTGTATTTCAGGCAAAAAAGGTATACGCAAAGCATCACTGCAATAAAAAGAGCCATCGCCGTTGAGCCTGCCACTGCTGAGTACTGGCTGACACTTGGAGATCTGTACAACCGCACCCGGAAATTCAGCAAAGCCATTGATGCATATACAAGGGCTTCCGAACTCAACCCGGATGACCTGGATTCAAAATTTGCCTGTGCACAGGTTTATTTCAGGAAGAGAAGAATTCATGAAGCCATCTATATGATGATGCGCATCTTTGAAAAGCATCCCGATAATGTACTTGTAAACTACAGGCTCGCAGCTTACTATGCATATCAGCAAAATTTGTTTGAAGCCCAGCGGTTTTTTAAAAGAGCGCTTTGCCTGAACTTCAGTGAGCATGCTGAGATGTTCAGACATTTTCCAAAAACAAGGAATATCCAGGCATTCAGAACCATAATTGAAAATCATGGCCATTTAATTAATCCGGCCATCAAGATCAGCAAATAA